The Leucobacter chromiiresistens genome has a window encoding:
- a CDS encoding succinate dehydrogenase hydrophobic membrane anchor subunit — MSLTIDTPRAATPAKKRTNWEKWGWVYMRVSGVLLVVLVFGHLFSNLMIGDGVHAIDFGFVGGKLSQPFWKVWDTLLLWLALIHGANGMRTIVNDYVARPRLAKGFKLALFLSAALLILLGTIVIYTLDPCPAGADPALVASFCPTP, encoded by the coding sequence ATGTCATTGACCATTGACACTCCGCGCGCTGCGACGCCGGCGAAGAAGCGCACCAACTGGGAGAAGTGGGGTTGGGTGTACATGCGCGTCTCGGGCGTGCTGCTCGTCGTGCTGGTCTTCGGCCACCTCTTCTCGAACCTGATGATCGGCGACGGCGTGCACGCCATCGACTTCGGCTTCGTCGGGGGCAAGCTCTCGCAGCCGTTCTGGAAGGTGTGGGACACCCTGCTCCTCTGGCTGGCGCTCATCCACGGCGCGAACGGCATGCGCACGATCGTGAACGACTACGTCGCCCGCCCGCGCCTCGCGAAGGGGTTCAAGCTCGCGCTGTTCCTGTCGGCGGCCCTGCTCATCCTGCTCGGCACCATCGTGATCTACACGCTCGACCCGTGCCCCGCGGGTGCAGACCCGGCGCTCGTCGCCTCGTTCTGCCCGACGCCGTAA
- a CDS encoding YihY/virulence factor BrkB family protein: MTLVSEVVERGRRRWAWAQRLRPVRTYLHFSDVGGVVLSGGMSYQALFAVFAALWLGFGIFGIVLRGRPELLDSIIAQINLFIPGLVGAGGAVSIDELMSARAFDWSSAIAGLVLVWVALNWFTGTRRSIRIIFGLEVRLYRNPVLLKLRDFVLAIIFFAAILVSAALTVLSSNLADHFLSWIGASETSWFVSTLGMIVRYAAVYAFDIVLLVAMHRYLAEVRVPRMRLIVGCGIGALVLLGLKALGGVLIGGATNNPLLATFAVFAGLLLWFNLICRALLLTSSWIATGLDPELGRLPEGTTEPDSRAPLERRSSR; encoded by the coding sequence GTGACGCTCGTCTCCGAGGTCGTCGAGCGCGGCCGGCGGCGCTGGGCCTGGGCGCAGCGGCTCCGGCCGGTGCGCACCTACCTGCACTTCTCCGACGTCGGCGGCGTCGTGCTCTCCGGCGGCATGAGCTACCAGGCGCTGTTCGCGGTGTTCGCGGCGCTGTGGCTCGGCTTCGGCATCTTCGGCATCGTGCTGCGGGGCCGACCCGAACTGCTCGACTCGATCATCGCGCAGATCAACCTCTTCATCCCCGGCCTCGTCGGCGCCGGCGGCGCGGTGTCGATCGACGAGCTCATGAGCGCACGCGCGTTCGACTGGTCGAGCGCCATCGCCGGACTGGTGCTCGTGTGGGTCGCGCTGAACTGGTTCACGGGCACACGTAGGTCGATCCGGATCATCTTCGGACTGGAGGTGCGGCTCTACCGCAACCCGGTGCTGCTGAAGCTGCGCGACTTCGTGCTCGCCATCATCTTCTTCGCCGCGATCCTCGTCTCCGCCGCGCTCACCGTGCTGAGCTCGAATCTCGCCGACCACTTCCTCTCCTGGATCGGGGCGAGCGAGACCAGCTGGTTCGTGAGCACGCTCGGCATGATCGTGCGCTACGCGGCCGTGTACGCGTTCGACATCGTGCTGCTCGTCGCCATGCACCGGTACCTCGCCGAGGTGCGGGTGCCGCGCATGCGGCTGATCGTCGGCTGCGGCATCGGCGCGCTCGTGCTGCTGGGCCTCAAGGCGCTGGGCGGCGTGCTCATCGGGGGCGCGACGAACAACCCGCTGCTCGCGACGTTCGCGGTCTTCGCGGGGCTGCTGCTCTGGTTCAACCTCATCTGCCGCGCGCTGCTGCTCACGTCGTCGTGGATCGCGACGGGCCTCGACCCGGAGCTCGGACGCCTGCCCGAAGGGACTACCGAGCCCGACAGCCGGGCCCCGCTGGAGCGCCGCTCGTCGCGCTGA
- the sdhC gene encoding succinate dehydrogenase, cytochrome b556 subunit, producing the protein MSAQTAAAAPVAKKKVRPGGTLYRGNEGMWSWVLHRITGVSIFFFLLVHVLDTALVRVSPEAYNAVMSTYKTPVMGLGEAVLVAAIVFHAYNGIRIILVDYWSKGAKYQRTMFWVVMGLWAVTMAGFLPRHLMNVFGH; encoded by the coding sequence GTGTCAGCCCAAACGGCAGCAGCCGCACCCGTGGCGAAGAAGAAGGTTCGCCCCGGCGGCACCCTCTACCGCGGCAACGAGGGAATGTGGTCGTGGGTGCTGCACCGCATCACGGGTGTCTCCATCTTCTTCTTCCTGCTCGTGCACGTGCTCGACACCGCCCTCGTGCGGGTCAGCCCCGAGGCGTACAACGCCGTCATGAGCACCTACAAGACTCCCGTCATGGGCCTCGGCGAGGCCGTGCTCGTCGCGGCGATCGTCTTCCACGCCTACAACGGCATCCGCATCATCCTCGTCGACTACTGGAGCAAGGGCGCCAAGTACCAGCGCACCATGTTCTGGGTCGTCATGGGGCTCTGGGCGGTGACGATGGCCGGCTTCCTGCCGCGCCACCTGATGAACGTTTTCGGACACTGA
- a CDS encoding sigma-70 family RNA polymerase sigma factor, with the protein MLDPVLADLTDAELLDTTRGGDTSAFAVLWKRHSGAGLVAARHLGSASSADDIVSEAYLRILELVLSGRGPQGAFRPYLYRTIQSIAADTWRRPEDARDDFDHLPDDAEVAPWHDDAFDRAAAARAFGTLNERWQAVLWYTEVETLPRRDVARILGLTPNGVSALAKRAREALRSAWVEAHVDRDLRDAECRSTLGHLQRYQRGKLTAAVSRQVEAHLDSCETCARVAAEYTVLNRRLALVLIGVLLGGGTAYGFLGGAGAAAPAMAVGPPQHGAGSGASAGPAGADGASGAAGAGSSSASAGSAGAPAGAVAGGGLFGGASATLLIATATAAALVIGGGAVVLSRSADAASTPAVAAESVDAGSADATDADDGADAGPDDGEQRELGDDEPSGDAGGADGGGVGGADPGAGADPVFVEVPVTEVAPPAEPAAPAGEAPQPPAPRPEPAPGSGAQPAPAPQPEPAPGPGPHPEPEPQPEPEPQPEPEPEADPFAPTDLRWAQCLDGRVYIEGRSELYGSLVVARVVSGDQAVEHFERMQVIPGPNGLGIWYTSTPISLPDPSDGATIEVQLSTSAGQASRWTPIDFSATSGAPAGPGCRAR; encoded by the coding sequence ATGCTCGACCCGGTACTCGCCGATCTCACCGACGCTGAACTGCTCGACACGACGCGCGGCGGAGACACCTCCGCCTTCGCCGTGCTCTGGAAGCGGCACAGCGGAGCGGGTCTGGTCGCCGCCCGGCACCTCGGCTCCGCATCCTCGGCCGACGACATCGTCTCCGAGGCGTACCTGCGCATCCTCGAGCTCGTACTGTCGGGCCGCGGCCCGCAGGGAGCGTTCCGCCCCTACCTCTACCGCACGATCCAGTCGATCGCGGCCGACACGTGGCGCCGACCCGAAGACGCGCGAGACGACTTCGATCACCTGCCCGACGACGCGGAGGTCGCGCCGTGGCACGACGACGCCTTCGACCGGGCCGCGGCCGCTCGCGCGTTCGGCACGCTGAACGAGCGGTGGCAGGCGGTGCTCTGGTACACCGAGGTCGAGACCCTGCCGCGGCGCGACGTGGCCCGCATACTCGGGCTCACCCCGAACGGGGTCTCCGCGCTCGCGAAGCGAGCCCGCGAGGCGCTGCGCTCGGCCTGGGTGGAGGCGCACGTCGATCGGGACCTGCGCGACGCGGAGTGCCGCTCCACGCTCGGGCATCTGCAGCGCTACCAGCGCGGCAAGCTCACGGCCGCGGTGAGCCGTCAGGTCGAGGCGCATCTCGACTCGTGCGAGACGTGCGCCCGGGTCGCCGCCGAGTACACGGTGCTCAACCGCCGGCTCGCGCTCGTGCTCATCGGCGTTCTGCTCGGCGGCGGCACGGCTTACGGGTTCCTCGGCGGCGCGGGTGCGGCGGCGCCGGCGATGGCGGTCGGACCCCCTCAGCACGGTGCCGGGTCGGGCGCCTCGGCCGGGCCCGCGGGCGCCGACGGCGCGAGCGGAGCCGCCGGGGCGGGCTCCTCGAGCGCGAGCGCGGGTTCGGCCGGGGCGCCGGCGGGCGCGGTCGCAGGTGGAGGCCTCTTCGGCGGCGCATCGGCGACGCTGCTCATCGCCACGGCGACGGCGGCAGCGCTCGTGATCGGCGGCGGCGCCGTCGTGCTCTCGCGGTCCGCCGACGCCGCGAGCACGCCTGCGGTCGCCGCCGAATCGGTCGACGCCGGATCGGCGGACGCGACCGATGCGGACGACGGGGCCGATGCGGGTCCCGATGACGGCGAGCAGCGCGAGCTCGGAGATGATGAGCCGAGCGGCGACGCGGGCGGCGCTGACGGGGGCGGTGTCGGCGGGGCCGATCCGGGCGCGGGCGCAGACCCGGTCTTCGTCGAGGTTCCGGTGACGGAGGTCGCCCCGCCCGCTGAGCCGGCCGCGCCCGCGGGCGAGGCTCCGCAGCCTCCGGCACCGCGGCCCGAGCCGGCTCCCGGGTCGGGTGCGCAGCCCGCGCCCGCTCCGCAGCCCGAACCCGCGCCGGGCCCCGGCCCGCACCCCGAGCCCGAACCGCAGCCCGAGCCCGAACCGCAACCCGAGCCCGAGCCCGAAGCCGACCCGTTCGCTCCGACCGATCTGCGCTGGGCGCAGTGCCTCGACGGGCGGGTCTACATCGAGGGCCGCTCCGAGCTGTACGGCTCGCTCGTCGTCGCCCGAGTGGTCTCGGGAGACCAGGCGGTCGAGCACTTCGAACGGATGCAAGTCATCCCCGGCCCGAACGGCCTGGGCATCTGGTACACGAGCACGCCCATCTCGCTGCCCGATCCGAGTGACGGAGCGACGATCGAAGTGCAGCTCAGCACGAGCGCCGGTCAGGCTTCTCGCTGGACGCCCATCGACTTCAGCGCGACGAGCGGCGCTCCAGCGGGGCCCGGCTGTCGGGCTCGGTAG
- the sdhA gene encoding succinate dehydrogenase flavoprotein subunit: MTTDTHQGEDVTVKDGVTYHQFDVVIVGAGGAGMRAAIEAGPKAKTAVITKLYPTRSHTGAAQGGMAAALANVEEDNWEWHTFDTVKGGDYLVDQDAAEILAREAIDAVIDLENMGLPFNRTAEGKIDQRRFGGHTRDHGKAAVRRACYAADRTGHMILQTLFQNCVKLGVNFFNEYYVLDLVMTEVDGVRKPSGVVAYELSTGDLHVFQAKSIVFATGGFGKIFKTTSNAHTLTGDGVGIVWRQGLPLEDMEFYQFHPTGLAGLGILLTEGARGEGAILRNASGERFMERYAPTIKDLAPRDIVARSMVQEVLDGRGAGPHKDYVYLDCTHLGAEVLETKLPDITEFARTYLGVDPVTEPVPVFPTAHYAMGGIPTNNDAEVLSDNTTVVPGLYAAGECACVSVHGSNRLGTNSLLDINVFGKRSGNNAADYANRADFVPLPEDPAKMVREMVEAFRNGTGTERVADLRRELQEAMDRGAQVFRTEESLTEVLGVIHNLRQRYLNVGVQDRGKRYNTDLLEAIELGFLLDLAEVLTYTARNRKESRGGHMRDDYPNRDDENYMQHTMAYLSGDPHSADPEDHIRLDWKPVVVTRNEQGELRYPPLERKY, encoded by the coding sequence GTGACCACAGACACCCACCAGGGCGAAGACGTCACCGTCAAGGACGGCGTCACCTATCATCAGTTCGACGTCGTCATCGTCGGCGCCGGTGGCGCGGGCATGCGAGCCGCGATCGAGGCGGGGCCCAAGGCCAAGACCGCCGTGATCACGAAGCTCTACCCGACGCGCTCACACACGGGCGCGGCGCAGGGCGGCATGGCCGCAGCGCTGGCCAACGTCGAGGAGGACAACTGGGAGTGGCACACCTTCGACACCGTCAAGGGCGGCGACTACCTCGTCGATCAGGACGCGGCTGAGATTCTCGCGCGCGAGGCCATCGACGCGGTCATCGACCTCGAGAACATGGGCCTCCCGTTCAACCGCACGGCCGAGGGCAAGATCGATCAGCGGCGCTTCGGCGGTCACACGCGCGATCACGGCAAAGCGGCGGTGCGCCGCGCCTGCTACGCGGCCGACCGCACCGGCCACATGATCCTGCAGACCCTCTTCCAGAACTGCGTGAAGCTCGGGGTGAACTTCTTCAACGAGTACTACGTGCTCGACCTGGTCATGACCGAGGTCGACGGCGTGCGCAAGCCGTCGGGCGTCGTCGCCTACGAGCTCTCGACCGGCGATCTCCACGTGTTCCAGGCGAAGTCGATCGTCTTCGCCACCGGCGGATTCGGCAAGATCTTCAAGACCACCTCGAACGCGCACACCCTCACCGGCGACGGCGTCGGCATCGTCTGGCGCCAGGGCCTGCCGCTCGAGGACATGGAGTTCTACCAGTTCCATCCGACGGGCCTCGCGGGTCTCGGCATCCTCCTCACCGAGGGAGCGCGCGGCGAGGGCGCGATTCTGCGCAACGCGTCGGGCGAGCGCTTCATGGAGCGGTACGCCCCGACGATCAAGGATCTCGCGCCCCGCGACATCGTCGCCCGCTCGATGGTGCAGGAGGTACTCGACGGCCGCGGCGCCGGCCCGCACAAGGACTACGTGTACCTCGACTGCACCCACCTGGGGGCCGAGGTTCTCGAGACGAAGCTCCCCGACATCACCGAGTTCGCGCGCACCTACCTGGGCGTCGACCCGGTGACCGAGCCGGTGCCCGTCTTCCCGACCGCGCACTACGCGATGGGCGGCATCCCGACGAACAACGACGCCGAGGTGCTCTCCGACAACACGACCGTCGTGCCCGGCCTGTACGCCGCGGGCGAGTGCGCCTGCGTCTCCGTGCACGGGTCGAACCGCCTCGGCACCAACTCGCTGCTCGACATCAACGTGTTCGGCAAGCGCTCCGGCAACAACGCCGCCGACTACGCCAATCGCGCCGACTTCGTTCCGCTCCCCGAGGATCCGGCGAAGATGGTGCGCGAGATGGTGGAGGCGTTCCGCAATGGCACCGGCACCGAGCGCGTGGCCGACCTGCGCCGCGAACTGCAGGAGGCCATGGATCGCGGCGCACAGGTGTTCCGCACGGAGGAGTCGCTCACCGAGGTGCTCGGTGTGATCCACAACCTGCGGCAGCGCTACCTCAACGTCGGGGTGCAGGATCGCGGCAAGCGGTACAACACCGACCTGCTCGAGGCGATCGAGCTCGGCTTCCTCCTCGATCTCGCGGAGGTGCTCACCTACACGGCGCGCAACCGCAAGGAGAGCCGCGGCGGCCACATGCGCGACGACTACCCGAATCGTGATGACGAGAACTACATGCAGCACACGATGGCGTACCTGTCGGGCGACCCCCACTCGGCAGACCCCGAAGATCACATCCGCCTCGACTGGAAGCCGGTCGTCGTCACCAGGAACGAACAGGGCGAGTTGCGCTACCCGCCGCTGGAGAGGAAGTACTAG
- a CDS encoding LysR family transcriptional regulator, with amino-acid sequence MTYTLDQVRALVAVAEELHFGRAAERLQMTQPPLSRQIQRLEAIVGVQLVHRSNRRVELTDAGRAFLDEARRILAIADGAPHIARTVAAGLSGVVRIGFTASSAFTLLGPMLARISQALPDVTIELQEMVTKHQLDALTKSEIDVAIGRPPFDPAHFGSQRIHRERLLVALPEGHLLSRRTSPIGVEDLANEDIIMHSPVEARYFYDIATRMMPISRWKHRFTVSQVSTMVALVAAGTGVALVPESAATLGIAGVTYAPIVTGEPEPVELHAVWRADDARPLTRRIVHELRRAAEAR; translated from the coding sequence ATGACCTACACCCTGGACCAGGTGCGCGCGCTCGTCGCCGTCGCCGAGGAGCTGCACTTCGGCCGCGCCGCCGAGCGCCTCCAGATGACGCAGCCGCCGCTCAGCCGCCAGATCCAGCGCCTCGAGGCCATCGTGGGCGTGCAGCTCGTGCACCGCAGCAACCGCCGCGTCGAACTCACCGACGCGGGGCGCGCGTTCCTCGACGAGGCCCGCCGCATCCTCGCGATCGCGGACGGGGCGCCCCACATCGCCCGCACCGTTGCGGCCGGCCTGTCGGGCGTCGTGCGCATCGGGTTCACGGCCTCCAGCGCGTTCACCCTGCTCGGCCCGATGCTCGCCCGCATCTCGCAGGCGCTCCCCGACGTGACGATCGAGCTGCAGGAGATGGTGACGAAGCACCAGCTCGACGCGCTCACGAAGAGCGAGATCGACGTCGCCATCGGCCGACCGCCCTTCGACCCGGCACACTTCGGCTCGCAGCGCATCCACCGGGAGCGGCTGCTCGTCGCCCTCCCCGAGGGGCACCTGCTCTCGCGCCGCACCAGCCCCATCGGGGTCGAGGATCTGGCGAACGAGGACATCATCATGCACTCGCCGGTCGAGGCGCGCTACTTCTACGACATCGCGACCCGGATGATGCCGATCTCCCGCTGGAAGCACCGGTTCACGGTCAGCCAGGTGTCGACCATGGTCGCCCTGGTCGCCGCGGGCACCGGGGTCGCCCTGGTGCCCGAATCGGCGGCGACGCTCGGCATCGCCGGGGTCACCTACGCCCCCATCGTCACCGGCGAGCCCGAGCCCGTCGAGTTGCACGCGGTGTGGCGCGCCGACGACGCCCGGCCGCTGACGCGGCGCATCGTGCACGAGCTCCGCAGGGCCGCGGAAGCGCGCTGA
- the kdgD gene encoding 5-dehydro-4-deoxyglucarate dehydratase, which yields MPNLEPSALASQVGSGLLSFPVTHFDAQQEFAEDPYREHIEWLSDYPVAGLFAAGGTGEYFSLTLDEVSQVVAAAVQQVNGRTAVLGPAGGSVRSAIAQARAVEAAGGDGILLFPPYLTEAGQAGLEAYVEAVCRATRLGVIVYHRANAQYSAETLQRLADRLPNFIGLKDGVGSIEQMTHIYSTLGDRLTYVGGLPTAETFALPYLELGVTTYSSAMFNFVPEFAIDFYNAVRRRDHAAVFAALRDFVHPYLDVRNRVPGYAVSIVKAGLDAVGRTGGPVRPPLQELTPADRDDLARVIERAAVPALV from the coding sequence GTGCCCAACTTGGAACCATCAGCACTCGCGAGTCAGGTCGGCTCAGGCCTGCTCTCATTCCCCGTCACCCACTTCGACGCCCAGCAGGAGTTCGCGGAGGACCCGTACCGCGAGCACATCGAGTGGCTGAGCGACTACCCGGTCGCCGGCCTCTTCGCGGCCGGCGGAACGGGGGAGTACTTCTCGCTCACCCTCGACGAGGTCTCGCAGGTGGTGGCCGCCGCCGTGCAGCAGGTGAACGGACGCACCGCCGTGCTGGGCCCCGCCGGCGGCTCCGTTCGCAGCGCGATCGCCCAGGCGCGCGCCGTCGAGGCGGCCGGAGGCGACGGCATCCTCCTCTTCCCGCCGTACCTCACCGAGGCCGGCCAGGCAGGCCTCGAGGCGTACGTGGAGGCCGTCTGCCGGGCCACCCGGCTCGGCGTCATCGTCTACCACCGCGCCAATGCGCAGTACTCCGCCGAGACGCTGCAGCGCCTCGCGGATCGTCTCCCCAACTTCATCGGCCTGAAGGACGGCGTGGGCTCGATCGAGCAGATGACCCACATCTACTCGACGCTCGGCGACCGGCTCACCTACGTGGGCGGCCTGCCCACCGCGGAGACGTTCGCCCTGCCCTACCTCGAGCTCGGCGTCACCACCTACTCGTCGGCGATGTTCAACTTCGTGCCCGAGTTCGCCATCGACTTCTACAACGCCGTGCGGCGCCGCGACCACGCCGCCGTGTTCGCGGCGCTCCGCGACTTCGTGCACCCGTACCTCGACGTGCGCAACCGGGTGCCCGGCTACGCGGTGTCGATCGTCAAGGCGGGCCTCGACGCCGTCGGCCGCACCGGCGGACCGGTGCGACCGCCGCTGCAGGAGCTCACGCCCGCGGATCGCGACGACCTCGCGCGGGTCATCGAGCGCGCGGCGGTGCCCGCGCTCGTGTGA
- a CDS encoding succinate dehydrogenase iron-sulfur subunit, whose translation MSTATAEAPTAEAPEAPKPFTVTLLIRRFDPESGRDAFWEDFDVEMYPTDRILDALHRIKWDQDGTLSFRRSCAHGICGSDAMRINGRNRLACKTLIKDLDISKPIYVEAIKGLPLEKDLIVDMEPFFAAYREVQPFLVASSAPEGGKERLQTIEDRERFDDTTKCILCAACTTSCPVFWTDGQYFGPAAIVNAHRFIFDSRDDNAEVRLDILNDTEGVWRCRTTFNCTDACPRGIQVTKAIAEVKAAIRSGKVA comes from the coding sequence ATGAGCACTGCAACCGCTGAAGCTCCCACGGCTGAGGCTCCGGAAGCACCGAAGCCGTTCACCGTCACCCTGCTGATCCGCCGCTTCGACCCCGAGTCGGGCCGGGACGCGTTCTGGGAGGACTTCGACGTCGAGATGTACCCGACGGACCGCATCCTCGACGCGCTCCACCGCATCAAGTGGGACCAGGACGGCACCCTGTCGTTCCGCCGCTCCTGCGCGCACGGCATCTGCGGGTCGGATGCCATGCGCATCAACGGCCGCAACCGCCTCGCCTGCAAGACACTGATCAAGGACCTCGACATCTCGAAGCCGATCTACGTCGAGGCGATCAAGGGTCTGCCGCTCGAGAAGGACCTCATCGTCGACATGGAGCCCTTCTTCGCGGCCTACCGCGAGGTGCAGCCGTTCCTCGTCGCGAGCTCCGCTCCCGAGGGGGGCAAGGAGCGCCTGCAGACCATCGAGGATCGCGAGCGCTTCGACGACACCACGAAGTGCATCCTCTGCGCCGCGTGCACGACCAGCTGCCCGGTGTTCTGGACGGACGGGCAGTACTTCGGGCCCGCCGCGATCGTCAACGCGCACCGCTTCATCTTCGACTCGCGCGACGACAACGCCGAGGTGCGCCTCGACATCCTGAACGACACCGAGGGCGTGTGGCGCTGCCGCACCACCTTCAACTGCACGGATGCCTGCCCGCGCGGCATCCAGGTGACCAAGGCGATCGCCGAGGTCAAGGCCGCCATCCGCTCCGGCAAGGTCGCGTAG